One region of Molothrus aeneus isolate 106 chromosome 1, BPBGC_Maene_1.0, whole genome shotgun sequence genomic DNA includes:
- the AHR gene encoding aryl hydrocarbon receptor: MNPNVTYASRKRRKPVQKIVKPSPAEGVKSNPSKRHRDRLNAELDRLASLLPFPQDVIAKLDKLSVLRLSVSYLRAKSFFDVALKSSSSTRPERNGIQETSRTGKCGEGMQILEGELLLQALNGFVLVVTADALVFYVSSTIQDYLGFQQSDIIHQSVFELIHTEDRPEFQRQLHWALNPAQSGDSGPSVQGDNGFSQPATYYNPDQLPPENSSFMERNFICRLRCLLDNSSGFLAMNFQGRLKFLHGQNKKGKDGAALSPQLALFAVATPLQPPSILEIRTKNFIFRTKHKLDFTPTGCDAKGKIVLGYTEAELCMRGTGYQFIHAADMLYCAENHIRMMKTGESGMTVFRLLTKENRWAWVQANARLVYKNGRPDYIIATQRPLTDEEGAEHLRKRNMKLPFMFATGEAVLYEVSFPMSSLMDPSQPKSKSTVGKGAKAALHDDSVDPNSLLGVMLRQDESVYLCPPASHKLSFERNFFADSRDELGGVVSSGWTDNLLPAGNHNILKRELMECSQDSTVPLPEDSAALFQDNKTSDLYSIMKNLGIDFEDLKCIQQDEEFFKTELSDVDDIGDINITDEILTYVQDSLNKSDFLYSDCNQQQPLVQNEGCMVQQDLDPHRLHQHQKQLVEQQQQQQQQQQQQLCQKMKHMQVNGMFTNWSSGMPLICSQQQPQQYMFPGMHASTSEFSYKSEVNTSPYECRQDFVPYKQPTAMMPQLSNFSQMDFSAAGFDGSTYSASSNFEDFLSCLQQVPENLECGINSESVMLTPQTCYAGAVSMYPCTQEAQPSCVDQMQYDPVMTDQQQQTLGNKFQNGFNGGNVNESYPSQLDVISNAQTATHLQPLHHPKEPRSFSDLASSGFM, translated from the exons TTGCTCTGAAATCATCTAGCTCTACCAGACCAGAAAGAAATGGCATTCAGGAAACCTCTAGAACAGGAAAGTGTGGAGAAGGGATGCAGATCCTGGAAGGAGAACTCCTCTTGCAG GCATTAAATGGATTTGTGTTAGTTGTTACAGCAGATGCTCTGGTGTTTTATGTCTCTTCTACTATCCAAGACTACTTGGGATTCCAACAA TCAGATATTATACACCAGAGTGTATTTGAATTGATTCACACAGAAGACAGACCTGAGTTTCAACGACAGCTACATTGGGCGTTAAATCCTGCCCAGTCAGGAGATTCTGGACCAAGTGTACAAG GAGATAATGGCTTTTCACAGCCAGCAACCTATTATAACCCAGACCAACTTCCTCCCGAGAATTCTTCCTTTATGGAAAGGAATTTCATCTGCAGGTTACGATGCCTCCTGGATAATTCATCTGGATTCCTG GCTATGAATTTTCAAGGACGATTGAAGTTTCTCCATGGACAAAACAAGAAAGGGAAGGATGGTGCTGCTTTGTCTCCTCAGCTTGCACTGTTTGCAGTAGCTACTCCCCTGCAGCCACCATCCATCCTTGAGATACGAACCAAAAACTTCATCTTCAGAACTAAACACAAACTGGATTTCACACCCACTGGCTGTGATGCAAA AGGAAAAATTGTCCTGGGATACACTGAAGCAGAGCTGTGTATGAGAGGAACAGGATACCAGTTTATTCATGCAGCTGACATGCTTTACTGTGCTGAAAATCACATCCGAA TGATGAAGACAGGTGAGAGTGGAATGACTGTATTTAGGCTTCTAACCAAAGAAAATCGATGGGCCTGGGTGCAGGCAAATGCACGGCTTGTCTACAAAAATGGAAGACCAGATTACATCATTGCCACGCAAAGACCTCTTAC agaTGAAGAAGGGGCAGAACATCTACGGAAGCGTAACATGAAGTTGCCCTTCATGTTTGCCACGGGTGAGGCTGTGTTATATGAGGTATCTTTCCCTATGTCGAGCCTTATGGACCCCTCTCAACCGAAGAGTAAAAGCACAGTGGGAAAAGGAGCCAAAGCAGCGCTACACGATGACTCTGTGGATCCAAACTCCCTCCTAGGTGTCATGTTAAGGCAAGATGAGTCTGTTTATCTCTGCCCTCCAGCCTCACATAAACTTTCTTTTGAGCGGAATTTCTTTGCAGACAGTAGGGATGAACTGGGTGGTGTTGTTAGCAGTGGCTGGACAGACAATCTCCTACCTGCGGGAAATCACAACATTCTCAAACGGGAGCTGATGGAGTGTTCCCAGGACAGCACTGTTCCACTTCCTGAAGACAGTGCAGCACTCTTTCAGGATAACAAAACCAGTGATTTGTACAGCATCATGAAAAATCTGGGTATTGACTTTGAAGATCTAAAGTGTATTCAGCAGGATGAGGAGTTTTTTAAAACTGAGTTATCTGATGTGGATGATATTGGGGACATCAACATAACTGATGAAATCCTGACTTATGTTCAGGATTCCTTAAATAAATCTGACTTCTTATATTCAGACTGTaaccagcagcagcccttggtCCAGAATGAAGGTTGCATGGTACAGCAAGACTTAGATCCACATCGACTTCATCAGCACCAGAAGCAGCTTGTggaacagcaacaacagcagcagcagcagcagcaacagcagctgtgTCAAAAGATGAAACATATGCAAGTCAATGGGATGTTCACAAATTGGAGCTCTGGCATGCCTCTTatctgctcacagcagcagccccagcaatACATGTTCCCTGGCATGCATGCCAGTACATCTGAGTTCTCTTACAAGTCAGAAGTTAACACTTCCCCTTATGAGTGTAGGCAAGACTTTGTTCCTTACAAGCAACCCACAGCGATGATGCCACAGCTTTCTAATTTTTCTCAAATGGATTTTTCTGCAGCAGGTTTTGACGGATCGACCTATTCTGCTTCTTCCAACTTTGAGGATTTTCTCAGTTGTTTGCAGCAAGTCCCTGAAAACCTTGAGTGTGGGATAAACTCTGAGTCGGTTATGCTGACTCCTCAAACATGCTATGCAGGCGCTGTTTCCATGTACCCGTGCACGCaggaggcacagcccagctgcgtGGATCAAATGCAGTATGATCCTGTGATGACAGATCAACAGCAACAAACCTTGGGGAACAAG TTCCAAAATGGTTTCAATGGAGGAAATGTAAATGAATCATATCCCTCTCAGTTAGATGTGATCAGTAATGCACAGACTGCCACACATCTTCAGCCTCTTCATCATCCAAAAGAACCCAGATCCTTCTCAGATTTGGCATCTAGTGGATTTATGTGA